The following coding sequences lie in one Corynebacterium humireducens NBRC 106098 = DSM 45392 genomic window:
- a CDS encoding LamG-like jellyroll fold domain-containing protein: MTAVVEALRGLSPAVLVHAESGAPKASAGVLSHQGAQVVPGLGGQVTRLLSGEVRVQSLPDLTGARTFTMLAWFRGGAHSSTRRLVGRENGSTWVTLEVGRDGLPATGIASTNGGWSIRVPGGRRVDDGHWHLIGVVVTRRPGPFGLDSGGVDVRLWVDDDWSRAGYIDPGLFGRAVRLEMTTPVVVGRSAAGASPLVGEAGPVAVFTRALSASQMRGVWGVVPDQSAEFRGWGIAI, translated from the coding sequence GTGACCGCGGTTGTTGAGGCTCTGCGTGGGCTGTCCCCCGCGGTGCTGGTGCACGCGGAGAGCGGGGCGCCGAAGGCGAGTGCGGGTGTGCTGTCCCACCAGGGGGCGCAGGTGGTGCCCGGGCTGGGTGGGCAGGTCACACGGCTTCTCAGCGGTGAGGTGCGGGTGCAGTCGCTTCCTGACCTGACGGGGGCACGGACGTTCACCATGTTGGCGTGGTTCCGGGGTGGTGCACACAGTAGTACGAGGCGGCTGGTGGGCCGGGAGAACGGTTCGACGTGGGTGACCCTCGAGGTCGGCCGTGATGGTCTCCCGGCGACGGGGATTGCGTCGACGAATGGTGGGTGGTCGATCCGGGTGCCGGGTGGGCGGCGTGTTGACGATGGCCACTGGCACCTGATCGGTGTGGTGGTCACTCGCCGGCCGGGTCCGTTCGGGCTGGACAGCGGTGGTGTGGATGTGCGGCTGTGGGTTGATGATGACTGGTCCCGGGCGGGGTACATCGATCCGGGGTTGTTCGGTCGGGCGGTGCGGTTGGAGATGACTACTCCGGTGGTGGTGGGGCGTAGTGCGGCGGGGGCGTCGCCGTTGGTGGGTGAGGCGGGGCCGGTGGCGGTGTTCACGCGTGCGTTGTCGGCGTCGCAGATGCGTGGGGTGTGGGGTGTTGTGCCGGATCAGAGTGCGGAGTTTCGGGGTTGGGGCATCGCGATCTGA
- a CDS encoding FKBP-type peptidyl-prolyl cis-trans isomerase — protein MTKPQIEAQTGPAPEELVSVDLVVGDGEEAKAGGLVEVHYVGVDFESGQEFDSSWDRGQSIEFPLNGLIAGWQEGIPGMKVGGRRQLTIPPELAYGPAGGGHPLSGRTLVFVIDLLSVG, from the coding sequence ATGACCAAGCCCCAGATCGAAGCCCAGACCGGTCCCGCACCGGAGGAGCTCGTCTCGGTCGACCTCGTCGTCGGTGACGGCGAGGAGGCCAAGGCCGGTGGCCTCGTCGAGGTGCACTACGTCGGCGTCGATTTCGAGTCGGGCCAGGAGTTCGACTCCTCCTGGGACCGCGGCCAGTCCATCGAGTTCCCGCTCAACGGCCTCATCGCCGGCTGGCAGGAGGGCATCCCCGGCATGAAGGTCGGCGGACGTCGTCAGCTGACCATCCCGCCGGAGCTCGCCTACGGTCCGGCAGGTGGCGGCCACCCGCTGTCCGGCCGCACCCTGGTCTTCGTCATCGACCTGCTCAGCGTCGGATAG
- a CDS encoding IS3 family transposase (programmed frameshift) — translation MPIKTYTEEFRRDAVALYENSPGVSINALATELGVNRNTLQIWVRKYGTGARTSSSDSSSSSDTPTVVTEAERIRQLEREVRRLREERDILRKAAKYFAEGDELVIRFQFVDDARNDHSVKRLCEVLQLNRSSYYKWKNTSATRKKRLLSDAILGARVKAVFTKERGCYGAKRITAELNDDSTATPVNHKKVARIMRSLKLFGYSKKRKITTPVSEGKKSVFPDLVGRKFTAEHPNRVYVGDITYLPIADGSNMYLATVIDCFSRRLVGFAIADHMRTSLVQDALVMAKGQRGSLKDAVFHSDHGSVYTSHAFQDTCGELGIRQSMGAIGASADNALAESFNAALKREVLQDAKTFTNQLQCRRDVFRWCTRYNTTRRHSWCKYLAPAVFEERCPVMLRSAS, via the exons ATGCCGATCAAGACCTACACCGAGGAGTTCCGCCGCGACGCGGTCGCCCTCTACGAGAACTCACCCGGGGTATCGATCAACGCCCTCGCCACAGAACTCGGCGTCAACCGCAACACGCTCCAGATCTGGGTCCGCAAATACGGCACCGGCGCCCGCACCAGCAGCTCGGATTCTTCCTCCAGCTCTGACACACCGACCGTGGTGACCGAAGCGGAACGCATCCGCCAGCTGGAACGAGAAGTTCGCAGACTCCGGGAGGAACGCGACATTCTGCGCAAGGCCGCGAAATATTTTGCGGAAG GAGACGAACTGGTGATCCGCTTCCAGTTCGTTGACGACGCCCGGAACGACCATTCGGTTAAGCGGTTATGCGAGGTCCTCCAGCTCAATCGGTCCTCGTACTACAAATGGAAAAACACCTCCGCCACCAGGAAGAAACGTCTGCTCAGCGACGCGATCCTCGGCGCAAGGGTCAAGGCCGTGTTCACCAAGGAACGCGGATGCTACGGGGCGAAACGCATCACTGCGGAACTCAACGACGATTCGACCGCAACCCCGGTCAACCACAAGAAAGTCGCCCGCATCATGCGCTCGTTGAAGCTGTTCGGGTATTCGAAGAAACGCAAGATCACCACCCCGGTGTCCGAGGGAAAGAAGTCGGTTTTTCCGGATCTCGTGGGAAGGAAATTCACCGCTGAGCATCCCAATCGGGTCTACGTCGGCGACATCACCTACCTGCCGATCGCGGACGGGTCGAATATGTACCTGGCCACCGTCATCGACTGTTTCTCCCGTCGGCTGGTCGGCTTCGCGATCGCCGATCACATGCGCACCTCCCTGGTCCAGGACGCGCTGGTGATGGCGAAGGGACAGCGTGGAAGTCTAAAGGATGCTGTTTTTCACTCGGATCACGGAAGTGTCTATACCTCGCATGCGTTCCAGGACACGTGCGGGGAGTTAGGGATCCGGCAGTCGATGGGCGCGATTGGTGCCAGTGCTGACAATGCCTTGGCGGAGTCATTTAACGCCGCGTTGAAGCGCGAGGTCCTCCAGGACGCGAAGACGTTTACCAATCAGTTGCAGTGCCGGCGAGATGTTTTCCGCTGGTGTACCCGCTACAACACCACGCGTCGACATTCCTGGTGTAAATATCTCGCGCCAGCAGTGTTTGAGGAGCGGTGTCCTGTTATGCTGAGATCTGCTTCCTGA
- a CDS encoding DUF485 domain-containing protein, translating to MQASPQFQELRSVFRKFTFPMSAAFFIWFLVYLLTATFAADWMATPVGGGFNYGIIFGLLQFFTTFLITWIYVKFANKNIEPRTAAIRQEMEG from the coding sequence ATGCAGGCGAGTCCGCAGTTCCAGGAACTGCGCTCCGTCTTCCGTAAGTTCACCTTCCCCATGTCCGCAGCCTTCTTCATCTGGTTCCTCGTGTACCTGCTGACGGCAACTTTCGCGGCTGACTGGATGGCTACCCCCGTCGGTGGTGGCTTCAACTACGGCATCATCTTCGGCCTTCTTCAGTTCTTCACCACGTTCCTGATCACCTGGATCTACGTGAAGTTCGCCAACAAGAACATCGAGCCGCGCACCGCCGCGATTCGCCAGGAAATGGAGGGTTAG
- a CDS encoding solute symporter family protein codes for MDLTYLAQENTGNPLLNIAVFVVFIVVTMTVVMRAGKTTSEASDFYTGGASFTGTQNGLAIAGDYLSAASFLGIVGSIALSGYDGFLYSIGFFVAWLVALLLVAEPLRNVGRFTMADVLSFRLRQKPVRVAAAVATLAVSLFYLIAQMAGAGSLVSVLLDLHGTTEQAIVVAVVGVIMTAYVLIGGMKGTTYVQMIKAVLLIGGVGIMTIWTFIAVKGGFSTLFNDAISAHQVYIDASPDVAYAAEDIMKPGLKYGGTLTKQLDFISLGLSLVLGTAGLPHVLMRFYTVPTAKEARKSVTWAIVLIGTFYLMAMVLGYGAAALVGPERILNAPGGANAAAPLLALDLGGSIFMALISAVAFATVLAVVAGLAITASASVAHDVYNNVLRDGKASEEETVRVSRITVIVLGIVSIILGILAMSQNVAFLVSLAFAVAASANVPTILFSLYWKRFNTAGAVASMYTGVIASLVFIFFSPAVSGVPSAMFPNADWSWFPLTSPGLVAIPLAFLAGIIATLATKPDNLDHLAAEMEVRSLTGVGVEAPVDH; via the coding sequence ATGGACCTCACCTACCTTGCACAGGAAAACACGGGCAACCCGCTCCTGAACATCGCGGTCTTCGTCGTGTTCATCGTCGTCACCATGACCGTCGTCATGCGTGCCGGCAAGACCACCTCCGAGGCCTCCGACTTCTACACCGGTGGCGCATCCTTCACCGGTACCCAGAACGGCCTCGCCATCGCAGGTGACTACCTGTCGGCAGCCTCGTTCCTCGGTATCGTCGGCTCCATCGCACTGAGCGGTTACGACGGATTCCTCTACTCCATCGGCTTCTTCGTCGCCTGGCTGGTCGCCCTGCTGCTCGTCGCCGAGCCGCTGCGTAACGTCGGCCGCTTCACCATGGCTGACGTGCTCTCCTTCCGTCTGCGCCAGAAGCCGGTCCGTGTGGCCGCCGCTGTCGCGACCCTCGCGGTCTCCCTCTTCTACCTGATCGCCCAGATGGCCGGTGCCGGCTCCCTGGTCTCCGTCCTCCTGGACCTGCACGGCACCACCGAGCAGGCCATCGTCGTCGCCGTCGTCGGTGTCATCATGACCGCCTACGTCCTCATCGGCGGCATGAAGGGCACCACCTACGTCCAGATGATCAAGGCCGTCCTCCTCATCGGTGGCGTCGGTATCATGACGATCTGGACCTTCATCGCAGTCAAGGGTGGCTTCTCCACCCTGTTCAACGACGCCATCTCGGCACACCAGGTCTACATCGACGCCAGCCCGGACGTCGCCTACGCGGCCGAGGACATCATGAAGCCGGGCCTGAAGTACGGCGGCACCCTCACCAAGCAGCTCGACTTCATCTCCCTGGGCCTCTCCCTGGTCCTCGGTACCGCTGGTCTGCCGCACGTCCTCATGCGCTTCTACACGGTCCCGACCGCCAAGGAAGCACGTAAGTCCGTCACCTGGGCCATCGTCCTCATCGGTACCTTCTACCTCATGGCCATGGTCCTCGGCTACGGTGCCGCTGCACTGGTCGGCCCGGAGCGCATCCTCAACGCCCCTGGTGGCGCCAACGCCGCAGCCCCGCTGCTGGCACTGGACCTCGGTGGCTCCATCTTCATGGCCCTGATCTCCGCTGTCGCCTTCGCCACGGTTCTCGCCGTCGTCGCCGGCCTGGCGATCACCGCCTCCGCCTCCGTCGCCCACGACGTCTACAACAACGTCCTCCGTGACGGCAAGGCCTCTGAGGAGGAGACCGTCCGTGTCTCCCGCATCACCGTGATCGTCCTGGGCATCGTCTCCATCATCCTGGGCATCCTGGCCATGTCCCAGAACGTCGCGTTCCTGGTCTCCCTGGCCTTCGCCGTGGCAGCCTCCGCGAACGTCCCGACGATCCTGTTCTCCCTGTACTGGAAGCGCTTCAACACCGCCGGTGCCGTCGCCTCCATGTACACCGGTGTCATCGCCTCCCTGGTGTTCATCTTCTTCTCCCCGGCCGTGTCCGGTGTTCCGAGCGCCATGTTCCCGAACGCCGACTGGTCCTGGTTCCCGCTGACCAGCCCGGGTCTGGTTGCGATCCCGCTGGCCTTCCTGGCCGGTATCATCGCCACCCTGGCCACCAAGCCGGACAACCTGGATCACCTGGCCGCCGAGATGGAGGTCCGCTCCCTCACCGGTGTCGGCGTCGAGGCTCCGGTCGACCACTAG
- a CDS encoding aldo/keto reductase, with product MGDMRIPPTLTLNDGTEIPQLGLGTWNLTGEEGKRVIREAIALGYRHIDTASAYGNEEIVGQAVADAIAAGDVTREEMFITTKAWQDEQGAENIPGAFRRSLDRLGLDYVDLYLVHWPHAAQNRYVESFEAIARLQGLGLVQAVGVANFYEEVLREVVEKVGVVPATNQVELHPGFSQASLREVHRELGVTTVAWSPLGRGIVLANPVVGAVARKVGRTPAQVALRWAMQLGCVVIPKSARPTRLAENLAAMDFTLTREQVEAVTSLDTQPGFGRIFEDPRVF from the coding sequence ATGGGGGACATGCGCATCCCCCCGACCCTCACCCTCAACGACGGCACCGAGATCCCCCAGCTCGGGTTGGGTACGTGGAATCTGACGGGGGAGGAGGGGAAGCGGGTCATCCGCGAGGCCATCGCCCTCGGCTACCGGCACATCGACACCGCCTCGGCCTACGGCAACGAGGAGATCGTCGGGCAGGCCGTCGCCGACGCCATCGCCGCGGGGGACGTCACCCGCGAGGAGATGTTCATCACCACGAAGGCGTGGCAGGACGAGCAGGGCGCCGAGAACATCCCCGGTGCTTTCCGACGCTCCCTCGACCGCCTGGGTCTCGACTACGTCGACCTCTATCTTGTGCACTGGCCGCACGCCGCGCAGAACCGTTACGTCGAGAGCTTCGAGGCCATCGCCCGCCTGCAGGGGCTGGGCCTCGTGCAGGCGGTGGGGGTGGCGAACTTCTATGAGGAGGTGCTGCGGGAGGTCGTCGAGAAGGTGGGTGTCGTGCCCGCCACCAACCAGGTGGAGCTGCACCCCGGCTTCTCGCAGGCGTCCCTGCGTGAGGTGCACCGGGAGCTCGGCGTGACGACGGTCGCGTGGTCGCCCCTCGGGCGCGGCATCGTGCTGGCCAACCCCGTCGTCGGCGCGGTGGCGCGGAAGGTGGGACGGACCCCAGCGCAGGTGGCCCTGCGGTGGGCGATGCAGCTCGGGTGCGTGGTCATCCCCAAGTCGGCGCGGCCCACGCGTCTGGCGGAGAACCTGGCTGCGATGGACTTCACATTGACCCGGGAACAGGTCGAAGCTGTGACATCTCTGGACACTCAGCCGGGCTTCGGTAGGATCTTCGAGGACCCGCGGGTTTTCTGA
- a CDS encoding DUF1906 domain-containing protein — protein sequence MPMNRRGFLRASALALAAGTIGVAAPQAAAQGRILGTVIDYAAGVPSAAAIRGAGHLGAVRYVSQRRPGTENWMLGKPVTLAETVSLAQYGLQTASVYQFGRAETADWLRGAAGALEHAPQAIALHVAAGGPKGRPIYIAIDDNPTRAQYENQIRPYLQAFSAALHAAGYQTGVYGNYHVIEWCTQDGIGEFFWMHDWGSGGRIHPRTTIHQLPREDQRVIDGVKVDINNVYASDWGQWTPHVPHVPVPPVPPAPEVSTDQLTQLLNLLRTASSL from the coding sequence ATGCCCATGAACCGCCGCGGTTTCCTCCGCGCCTCCGCCCTCGCCCTCGCCGCCGGCACCATCGGCGTCGCCGCCCCGCAGGCCGCCGCCCAGGGCCGCATCCTGGGCACCGTCATCGACTACGCCGCCGGGGTCCCCTCGGCCGCCGCCATCCGGGGAGCCGGCCACCTGGGTGCCGTGCGCTACGTCTCGCAGCGCCGCCCGGGCACGGAGAACTGGATGCTGGGCAAGCCGGTCACCCTCGCGGAGACCGTCTCCCTCGCCCAGTACGGCCTCCAGACCGCCTCGGTGTACCAGTTCGGCCGCGCCGAGACCGCCGACTGGCTGCGCGGGGCCGCAGGCGCCCTGGAGCACGCCCCGCAGGCGATTGCGCTGCACGTCGCCGCCGGTGGTCCGAAGGGTCGTCCGATCTACATCGCCATCGACGACAACCCGACCCGCGCCCAGTACGAGAACCAGATCCGCCCCTACCTGCAGGCCTTCAGCGCGGCCCTGCACGCGGCGGGCTACCAGACGGGCGTGTACGGCAACTACCACGTCATCGAGTGGTGCACGCAGGACGGGATCGGTGAGTTCTTCTGGATGCACGACTGGGGATCCGGCGGGCGCATCCACCCGCGCACGACGATCCACCAGCTCCCGCGGGAGGATCAGCGGGTCATCGACGGCGTCAAGGTGGACATCAACAACGTGTACGCCAGCGACTGGGGGCAGTGGACCCCGCACGTGCCCCACGTGCCGGTCCCGCCCGTTCCCCCGGCGCCGGAGGTGTCCACCGACCAGCTGACCCAGCTGCTCAACCTGCTGCGGACGGCTTCGAGCCTGTAG
- a CDS encoding NAD(P)-dependent malic enzyme has product MTDVRNPHVHHIAELSDDEIFAAHESGKLSIRTARPLKTQRDLSLCYTPGVARVCTAIAENPALASRFTGVGHTVAIISDGTAVLGLGDIGPRAALPVMEGKAQLFDRFAGLNAVPIVLDETDTDRLVDVIKAIAPSFGAINLEDISAPRCFEVERRLIEELDMPVMHDDQHGTAVVILAALTNACRLLDRDMADLRVVISGAGAAGVACQKILTDAGVTDIVMLDSRGVIHEDRSNLSAVKQELAESTNPRSVNGGVVEAFRGADTFIGLSAGSIPEEALQVMADRPILFSLANPDPEIDPDLAYRYGAVVATGRSDLPNQINNVLAFPGIFHGALAAGATEITPAMKVAASRAIAKVAEEHLDIEHIVPSPLDPAVAPAVSKAVAAAWAAANS; this is encoded by the coding sequence ATGACTGATGTCCGAAACCCCCACGTCCACCACATCGCGGAGCTGTCCGACGATGAGATCTTCGCCGCCCACGAGAGTGGCAAGCTGTCGATCCGTACCGCCCGCCCGCTGAAGACCCAGCGCGACCTCTCCCTCTGCTACACGCCGGGCGTCGCCCGCGTGTGCACCGCGATCGCGGAGAACCCTGCGCTCGCGAGCCGCTTCACCGGGGTGGGACACACCGTGGCGATCATCTCGGACGGCACCGCCGTCCTCGGCCTGGGGGACATCGGGCCGCGCGCCGCCCTGCCGGTCATGGAGGGCAAGGCCCAGCTCTTCGACCGCTTCGCCGGACTCAACGCCGTCCCGATCGTCCTCGACGAGACGGACACGGACCGCCTCGTGGACGTCATCAAGGCCATCGCCCCCTCCTTCGGCGCCATCAACCTGGAGGACATCTCCGCGCCGCGCTGCTTCGAGGTGGAGCGTCGCCTCATCGAGGAGCTGGACATGCCGGTCATGCACGACGACCAGCACGGCACCGCCGTGGTCATCCTCGCCGCCCTGACGAACGCCTGCCGCCTCCTCGACCGCGACATGGCTGATCTGCGGGTCGTCATCTCCGGCGCCGGTGCCGCCGGTGTGGCCTGCCAGAAGATCCTCACCGACGCCGGAGTCACCGACATCGTCATGCTCGACTCCCGCGGCGTCATCCACGAGGACCGCAGCAACCTCAGCGCCGTCAAGCAGGAGCTGGCGGAGTCCACGAACCCGCGCAGCGTCAACGGCGGCGTCGTGGAGGCGTTCCGGGGCGCCGACACCTTCATCGGTCTGTCCGCCGGCTCCATCCCCGAGGAGGCGCTGCAGGTGATGGCCGACCGCCCGATCCTGTTCTCCCTGGCCAACCCGGACCCGGAGATCGACCCGGACCTCGCCTACCGCTACGGTGCGGTCGTGGCGACGGGCCGCTCCGACCTGCCGAACCAGATCAACAACGTCCTCGCCTTCCCGGGCATCTTCCACGGCGCCCTCGCCGCCGGCGCCACGGAGATCACCCCCGCCATGAAGGTCGCGGCGTCCCGGGCCATCGCGAAGGTCGCGGAGGAGCACCTCGACATCGAGCACATCGTCCCCTCCCCCCTCGACCCCGCCGTGGCCCCCGCCGTGAGCAAGGCCGTCGCCGCCGCCTGGGCGGCCGCCAACTCCTAG
- a CDS encoding collagen-like protein encodes MTPYPSERREDYYHFPQVGTFVRIRGLVSTTFLRRGETMVIRWTKFWEQHVVRNYVDVVAMIEEPAAAEYFPTMQEVWDLIELGATTLPGERILGMRATDAQLIVTVGVDEGASREWVVDWPDLTQIIRDASALRDNTRDLADRAVQALEAGVQVLRDELLDYGGIASAAAKIALDAAEEAKQSAGESGKDAYQIAVLRGFEGTEDEWLASLVGEPGPQGERGLQGPRGDQGPVGATGAQGDRGPAGPQGEPGERGEDGKSVAIAGTVAAAADLPTGLGTGDAGQGYVTANDGHLHVWSGTGWTDVGPVRGPKGDPGPKGDPGPVGDQGPPGATGPAGQAGADGAQGEPGPVGPRGEKGEQGDRGLTGTQGATGPQGPAGVDGADGAGFLLKGSVTGIGDLPSNAQVGDAYALADGTAVQRLPVGWSPAVAFRGPQGPQGPTGEQGPRGYQGATGATGPQGPAGRDGQDYTVPGWSSTGMTFRDGGTINLGAGGSFRYRWRQDRGMFRCFYQVRWGTGASSGGGWVYLTLPVTPPSTIPEVPGSGIYYSAAANFLMNATPVVIPGSRNVHFQVSKSQTDTRLAPFQIWNDSNGNATGNPYNQGFTLDANGSTLYGQFEFPTS; translated from the coding sequence GTGACCCCCTACCCGAGTGAACGGCGCGAGGACTACTACCACTTCCCGCAAGTCGGCACGTTCGTCCGTATCCGCGGCCTGGTGTCCACCACCTTCCTGCGCCGCGGGGAGACGATGGTGATCCGGTGGACGAAGTTCTGGGAGCAGCACGTCGTCCGCAACTACGTCGACGTGGTCGCCATGATCGAGGAGCCGGCCGCTGCCGAGTACTTCCCCACGATGCAGGAGGTGTGGGATCTCATCGAGCTGGGGGCTACGACGCTTCCTGGCGAGCGCATCCTGGGCATGCGGGCAACCGACGCGCAGCTGATCGTGACGGTCGGCGTTGATGAAGGGGCGTCCCGGGAGTGGGTGGTGGACTGGCCGGACCTCACCCAGATCATCCGTGATGCCTCTGCCCTGCGGGACAACACCCGTGACCTGGCTGACCGTGCGGTGCAGGCCCTGGAGGCCGGGGTGCAGGTGCTGCGTGACGAGCTCCTGGACTATGGGGGTATCGCCTCGGCTGCGGCGAAGATCGCGCTTGACGCGGCGGAGGAGGCGAAGCAGTCGGCCGGTGAGTCCGGGAAGGACGCCTACCAGATTGCTGTCCTGCGGGGTTTCGAGGGCACTGAGGACGAGTGGCTGGCGTCGCTGGTGGGTGAGCCTGGCCCGCAGGGTGAGCGCGGGTTGCAGGGGCCGCGTGGTGATCAGGGTCCTGTCGGCGCGACTGGTGCGCAGGGTGATCGTGGCCCGGCGGGCCCGCAGGGTGAGCCGGGTGAGCGTGGTGAGGACGGTAAGAGCGTGGCGATCGCCGGCACTGTCGCAGCCGCTGCGGACCTGCCGACTGGGCTGGGTACCGGGGATGCCGGCCAGGGGTACGTCACCGCGAATGACGGGCATCTGCACGTGTGGTCTGGCACCGGGTGGACCGATGTGGGCCCGGTGCGTGGCCCGAAGGGCGATCCGGGGCCGAAGGGTGATCCCGGCCCGGTCGGCGACCAGGGCCCTCCGGGTGCCACCGGCCCGGCGGGGCAGGCTGGTGCCGACGGTGCACAGGGTGAGCCCGGCCCGGTGGGCCCGCGGGGTGAGAAGGGCGAGCAGGGAGATCGTGGGCTCACCGGCACCCAGGGAGCGACCGGACCGCAGGGACCGGCCGGTGTGGACGGGGCCGACGGTGCGGGTTTCCTGCTCAAGGGCAGCGTCACCGGTATCGGCGATCTCCCGTCGAATGCGCAGGTGGGTGACGCCTACGCCCTGGCCGACGGCACAGCGGTGCAGCGCCTTCCGGTGGGCTGGTCCCCGGCGGTGGCGTTCCGTGGCCCGCAGGGGCCGCAGGGTCCGACGGGTGAGCAGGGTCCGCGTGGCTACCAGGGTGCGACGGGTGCCACCGGACCGCAGGGCCCGGCTGGCCGTGACGGCCAGGACTACACCGTGCCCGGATGGTCGAGCACGGGCATGACATTTCGTGACGGTGGGACGATCAACCTGGGCGCCGGTGGGTCGTTTCGCTACCGGTGGAGGCAGGACCGGGGGATGTTCCGCTGCTTCTACCAAGTCCGGTGGGGAACGGGCGCGTCCTCTGGTGGTGGGTGGGTGTACCTCACTCTGCCGGTCACCCCGCCGTCGACTATTCCCGAGGTTCCCGGGTCGGGGATCTACTACTCGGCGGCCGCCAACTTCTTGATGAACGCGACACCGGTGGTGATCCCTGGGTCGCGCAACGTGCACTTCCAGGTGTCCAAATCCCAGACCGACACCCGGCTTGCTCCGTTCCAAATCTGGAACGACAGCAACGGCAACGCGACCGGCAACCCGTACAACCAGGGCTTCACGCTCGACGCCAACGGGTCGACCTTGTACGGCCAGTTCGAGTTCCCCACCAGCTAG
- a CDS encoding glycoside hydrolase domain-containing protein yields MATAVDYAAGVPAAAAIRRAGHSGVVRYVSPPRRGAEWMRGKPVHRDEINDLHNNGVDVAAVWQFGKDRHPDVLRGKVGGELDARAADEHLRSIGMDGWPVFFAVDFDITLAQWNLVASEYFRAACRVLGRDRVGIYGHSRVCDWAREDAVIADLGGSKHLMWQTRSWSAGVIHPGAVLYQRIVDTPSTPGPVIDGVTVDVNDIRHSYWGQHPPTVAPSPTRKEVAPMSATSIQPDPTGTGDPTWLPDVLRLFGVTVIEHPGWRTRGHGDFTDIVGFMMHHTGGSTPDRTSPGYVADNPGVGGGLSATLFGHRDGTVEILGAGIAYHAGLADPGCGGAAGQGYVTRPSATGPKLYTSGNARYIGIEPQNSGREPWEPELYDACVRSAAAVLWYKGLTADRAHLPGHKEYAPSRKVDPNLNMDAFRRDVQHLIDNPPFTTETTGGLFMSLPVERQEELAAKIDRIHFELTHKFQSRYENADGERSEHRETLVGYILDNDRKIEDMHANMLPAIWDRLTDAARNAKATFERVMTTGPAPTADSAMTASEKES; encoded by the coding sequence TTGGCTACCGCCGTTGACTACGCCGCCGGTGTACCGGCCGCGGCAGCGATCAGACGTGCCGGCCACTCGGGCGTCGTCAGGTACGTCAGCCCACCGCGTCGGGGTGCCGAGTGGATGCGTGGCAAGCCCGTCCACCGCGACGAGATCAACGACCTGCACAACAACGGAGTAGACGTCGCCGCGGTGTGGCAGTTCGGCAAGGACCGCCACCCCGACGTCCTCCGCGGCAAAGTCGGCGGGGAACTCGACGCCCGTGCCGCCGACGAGCACCTGCGCTCCATCGGCATGGACGGGTGGCCGGTGTTCTTCGCCGTCGACTTCGACATCACCCTGGCCCAGTGGAACCTCGTGGCGTCGGAGTACTTCCGGGCCGCCTGCCGGGTGCTCGGCCGGGACCGGGTAGGAATCTACGGCCACTCCCGGGTGTGCGACTGGGCCCGCGAGGACGCGGTGATCGCTGACCTCGGTGGGAGCAAGCACCTGATGTGGCAGACCCGCTCCTGGTCGGCAGGCGTGATCCACCCCGGTGCTGTGTTGTACCAGCGGATCGTCGACACCCCCTCCACGCCCGGCCCCGTCATCGACGGTGTGACCGTCGACGTCAACGACATCCGCCACAGCTACTGGGGACAGCACCCACCCACTGTCGCCCCGTCCCCGACCCGAAAGGAGGTAGCACCCATGAGCGCTACCAGCATCCAGCCGGACCCGACCGGGACCGGCGACCCGACCTGGCTTCCCGACGTCCTGCGCCTGTTCGGAGTCACCGTCATCGAACACCCCGGGTGGCGTACCCGCGGACACGGTGACTTCACCGACATCGTCGGCTTCATGATGCACCACACCGGCGGCTCCACCCCGGACCGCACCTCCCCCGGCTACGTCGCCGACAACCCCGGCGTCGGCGGTGGACTGTCCGCCACGCTGTTCGGTCACCGCGACGGCACCGTGGAGATTCTCGGCGCCGGTATCGCCTACCACGCCGGCCTGGCAGACCCGGGGTGTGGTGGTGCCGCCGGCCAGGGCTACGTCACCCGACCGTCGGCCACCGGCCCGAAGCTGTATACCTCGGGCAATGCCCGCTACATCGGGATCGAGCCACAGAACTCCGGCCGGGAGCCGTGGGAGCCCGAACTGTACGACGCGTGCGTGCGCTCCGCGGCTGCGGTGCTCTGGTACAAGGGCCTGACCGCCGACCGTGCCCACCTGCCCGGCCACAAGGAGTACGCCCCCAGCCGCAAGGTTGACCCCAACCTGAACATGGACGCGTTCCGTCGTGACGTCCAGCACCTGATCGACAACCCCCCGTTTACTACCGAGACCACAGGAGGTCTATTCATGTCCCTGCCCGTTGAGCGCCAGGAAGAGCTGGCGGCGAAGATCGACCGCATCCACTTCGAGCTCACCCACAAGTTCCAGTCCCGCTACGAGAACGCCGACGGTGAGCGGTCTGAGCACCGCGAGACGCTGGTGGGCTACATCCTCGACAACGACCGGAAGATCGAGGACATGCACGCCAACATGCTCCCAGCGATCTGGGATCGGCTGACGGATGCGGCCCGCAATGCCAAGGCCACCTTCGAGCGGGTCATGACCACCGGCCCCGCCCCGACGGCCGACTCCGCCATGACCGCCTCCGAGAAGGAGTCCTAA